In Cicer arietinum cultivar CDC Frontier isolate Library 1 chromosome 1, Cicar.CDCFrontier_v2.0, whole genome shotgun sequence, one DNA window encodes the following:
- the LOC101508389 gene encoding subtilisin-like protease SBT4.9: MSCPHVSGAAGYIKSFHPTWSPAVIRSALMTTCQIDPIMAVNPGLVYDSTEIDYITYLCGLGYSQSVLQLITEDDISCFDTASARDLNYPSFALKAPRPKHRLSGSFKRTVTNVGLPMSIYRAIVTVSKGLTVLVNPYNA; this comes from the exons ATGTCTTGTCCACATGTTTCTGGTGCAGCAGGGTACATCAAATCTTTTCATCCTACATGGTCACCTGCTGTTATCCGTTCAGCTCTAATGACAACAT GCCAGATTGACCCTATTATGGCTGTGAATCCCGGCTTGGTATATGATTCCACAGAAATAGACTACATAACCTATTTATGTGGACTAGGCTACAGCCAGTCAGTTTTACAGCTAATCACAGAGGATGACATTAGTTGCTTCGACACTGCATCAGCAAGGGATTTGAATTATCCATCCTTTGCTCTCAAAGCTCCACGCCCCAAACATCGCCTAAGTGGAAGCTTTAAAAGGACTGTTACAAATGTGGGATTACCGATGTCGATATATAGAGCAATTGTGACAGTATCTAAAGGACTCACTGTTTTAGTGAACCCCTATAACGCCTAG